The Streptomyces sp. BHT-5-2 genomic interval GGTTGTACGCGTGCGCCGGCAGGTGCCGGCCGTGCACGATGCGCAGCGGGGCGCCCCGCCGGGCCGCGCTCCCGAAGGCGAACGCCAGCAGCGCCTCGCAGGGCTCGTGCAGGCTCAGCGCGGCCGTCACCGGGGCGCCGGGGGCCTGTGCCGCGGCGCCCAAAGGGGCCCGGACCAGAACCGTGGGTGTCCGGGTGTGCGCCACCACTTGGAGGCCGAGCTCGCTGATGGTGTAGCGCGCCACCACGCCGATGTCCCGTGACCCCAGGACCAGCAGCGACGACTGGCCGGCCGCCTCCTTCAAGGCGGACAGCGGGTCGTCGGCGACCAGGGCCTCCTCCACCGGGAGGTCGGGGTGGCGGTCCCGGACGGCGTCCCGGGCTTCGTCGACGATCCGGTGCGGCCAGTAGTTCCGCTCGTCCCGGCCGTCCGGCGCGGGTAGCGGACCCGGCGTCGGCCCGGCCCCGGGTTCGGGCCCCAGCAGCACCCAGGCGTGCAGCAGCCGCAGCCTGGCCCGCCGCAGCTCCGCCTCGTGCGCCGCCCACAGTGCGGCGGCGGTCGCCTCGGGCGTCCCGTCGACACCCGCGGTGATCACGTCCTGCATGACCTCACCTCGTTCCCGGTCCGCTCGCCGCCGACGGGCGCGGCGGCGAGCCGCACCTCCAGTCTCCGACGGACCGGCCGCCGGCACCGGGCGGGAGGCACCGGGAGGGTGGCCCGGCGGCGGTTCGCCGGCGGTCCGGGCCGGTGGTTCAGGCCGGCGGAGGCGGTTCCTCCGGATGTTGCCGCCGCCAGCGTTCGTGGGCCGGACTGCCGGGGCGGGCGTCGAGATGGGCGGCGCGCACCCGCCGCAGGACCGCCGCCCCGTGCCGGGCGAGCGGGCCGTCGCGGTGCCAGGCCAGCAGATGCCGGTACCACAGCGGGTTCCCGGCCAGCGGACGGACCGCGACCCCGGGCACCTCGATGAACGTGGCCTGGCACAGGCTCACCGCCAGCCCCGCCCGGACGATCTCGACCAGCTGCCGCCCCTCGGCCTCGTAGGGGATCCGCAGCGCGCGGCCGGTCCGGGCACAGACCGACGACCAGTGCTCGCGGGTGCGGTCGCCGTCCATCCGGGGCGCCGCCCAGTCCTCCTCGGCGAGCCGGTCCAGGGCCACCTCCGCCGCGTCCGCCAGCGGATGCTCCGCCGGCAGCAGTGCGAAGAGCGGCTCGGTGACGAGCGGGTGCAGCAGCACCCCGTCGGGGGCCGGCGGCTCCTGGCCGGGGTGGGCGCCGAGGACGGCGACCTCCAGACGACCGGCGCCGAGGTCGTCCAGCAGCGGCCCGGATGCGTGCTGCCCGCGCGCCGTCACCTCCGTGCCCGGCAGCAACTCCCGTAAGGAAAGCAGGAGATGGCCGAGGAACGGAGTGCCGACCGAGCCGACGCGGAGGCGGGTGGGGGCCACGGCGCTGCGCGCGGCCCGCTCGGTGTCGGCGAGGAGCTGGTCCACGCCCGGGAGGATGGCGTGGGCCCGGGCCAGCACCAGTTCGCCCAGCGCGGTGGGCGCCGAGCCGGCCCGCCGGCGGTCGAACAGCGTCCCGCCCAGGAGGTTCTCGATCCGCCGCAGCTGGGCGCTCAGGCCCGGCTGGGTCATCCGCAGCGCCGCCGCGGCCCGGGTGAGGCTGCCGGCCTCGGCGATCGCGCACACCACGCGCAGATGCCTTATCTCCAGATCCATGCGCGGATGTTATGGACCGCCGGGAGGTTCCCGACAGGGCGTGCCGTCCCGCAGGCTCTTGTGGCGCCCGGCACCCCGTGCCGGGGAGGTGCCCCCACCCTGCCGCCGCGCCGGCCCTCGGTGCGCGCCGAAGGCCGGCCCGGCGGCGGAACGTCCCACCGCACGCCCCACCGAGGAGGAGGAACCCATGACCGTAGCCCGCCCCACCGCCTGGCGCACCGTCAGTCACGATCTGCCCGTCTCGCCGGAGCTCGAACGGTTCCTGGCGGACGGCTGGGCGCCCACGCCGCTGCCCGACGGGATCCGGCTGCCCGCCGCCGACCGCACCCCCGCCCGCCGCCGGCGACTGTCCGCCCGCTTCCCCGGCGAACGGCTGCTCGTCCCCGCCGGGGACCTCACCGTCCGCTCCAACGACTGCGACCACCGCTTCCGGCCGCACAGCGCCTACGCCTGGCTCACCGGCCTGACCGGCGAGGACCAGGCCGGCCATGTGCTGGTCCTGGAGCCCGACGGGCCGCAGGGGCACGAGGCGGTGCTGTACCTGCGCCCCCGTTCACCGCGCAACGACGGCGGCTTCTACCGGGACCGCCGGCACGGCGAGTTCTGGGTCGGCCGCCGCCCCGACCTCGCCGAGGCCGGGCGGATGACCGGTCTGCGCTGTGCCCACCTCGACGGACTCGGCGCGCTCCCCCCGGGCCGCAGCGCCGCGACCGACACCGAACTCGCCACCGTCCTCGACGAGTTGCGGCTGGTCAAGGACGCCTGGGAGACCGACCAGCTGCAACTCGCCGTCGACCACACCACCACCGGCTTCGAGGACGTGGTCCGCGCTCTGCCGCGGGCCCTCGCCCACCCGCGCGGCGAGCGCTGGATCGAGGGCGTCTTCGGTCTGCGCGCCCGCGCCGAGGGCAACGGCACCGGCTACGAGACCATCGCCGCCGTCGGCGCGCACGCCTGCGTACTGCACTGGATCCGCAACGACGGCCCGCTGGACGCCCGGCAACTGCTGCTCCTGGACGCCGGCGTGGAGACCGACACCCTCTACACCGCCGACATCACCCGCACCCTGCCGCTGTCCGGGCGCTTCTCCCCGGTGCAGCGCCAGGTGTACGACGTGGTGCTGGCCGCCCAGGAGGCGGGCATCGCGGCCCTGAAACCGGGCGCGCGGTTCCGCGACTTCCATCGCGCGGCGATGCGGGTGATCGCCGAGGGCCTCACCGACTGGGGCGTCCTGAAGACCCCCGAGGGGGACCTCCACCGCCGCTACACCCTGTGCAGCAGCGGCCACATGCTGGGCCTGGACGTCCACGACTGCGCCCGGGCGCGCGCCGCGGCCTATCTGGACGGGGTGCTGGAGGAGGGACAGGTGCTGACCGTCGAGCCCGGCCTCTACCTCCAGCCCGACGACGAGACGCTCCCGCCCGCGCTGCGCGGCATCGGCGTACGGATCGAGGACGACCTGGTGATCACCGCCGACGGGGCCCGACTGCTGTCGGGCGCCCTGCCGCGGACACCGGAGGCGGTGGAGAGCTGGATGGGGGAGCTGCTGGCGGGGTGAGCCCCCCGGATGAGCCCCCGGCGCGGCCCGGGGCCGTCCAGGAGGCCGATGCGGGTCCAGGCGCCGGCAGCCGCTAGCGTGGTCGGCTGCGGATGACGCCGCCCGGGCGGACCCGGGCCGGCGACGGTGCGGAAGGAGCGGAGAACATGCAGGTCGGAGCGGTGCCCCGGTGAGATTCCTGCATACCTCCGACTGGCACCTGGGCCGGTCCTTCCACCGTGTGAACCTCCTGGCCGCCCAGCGCGCGTTCCTCGACCACCTCGTCGAGACGGTCCGCACCCGGGACATCGAGGCGGTGCTGGTCGCCGGCGACGTCTACGACCGCGCGGTGCCGCCGCTGGCCGCCGTCGAGCTCTTCGACGAGGCCCTGCACCGGCTGGCCGCGCTCGGCGTACCCACCGTCATGATCTCCGGCAACCACGACTCCGCCCGCCGCCTCGGCGTCGGTTCCGGGCTGATGCGCCGGGCCGGCATCCATCTGCACACCGACCCGGCCGACTGCGCCGCCCCCGTCGTCCTGGAGGACGGGCACGGGCCGGTCGCCTGCTACGGGCTGCCGTACCTCGAACCGGCCATGGTCCGCGACACCCTCGGCGCCCCGCGCGCCGACCACGCCGCGGTGCTCGGCGCGGCCATGGACCGGGTCCGCGCCGACCTCGCCGACCGGCCCGCCGGCACCCGCTCGGTGGTGCTGGCACACGCCTTCGTCACCGGCGGCGCCGCCAGCGACAGCGAGCGCGACATCACCGTCGGCGGCGTCGCCTCGGTCCCCGCCGCGGTCTTCGACG includes:
- a CDS encoding aminopeptidase P family protein, with the translated sequence MTVARPTAWRTVSHDLPVSPELERFLADGWAPTPLPDGIRLPAADRTPARRRRLSARFPGERLLVPAGDLTVRSNDCDHRFRPHSAYAWLTGLTGEDQAGHVLVLEPDGPQGHEAVLYLRPRSPRNDGGFYRDRRHGEFWVGRRPDLAEAGRMTGLRCAHLDGLGALPPGRSAATDTELATVLDELRLVKDAWETDQLQLAVDHTTTGFEDVVRALPRALAHPRGERWIEGVFGLRARAEGNGTGYETIAAVGAHACVLHWIRNDGPLDARQLLLLDAGVETDTLYTADITRTLPLSGRFSPVQRQVYDVVLAAQEAGIAALKPGARFRDFHRAAMRVIAEGLTDWGVLKTPEGDLHRRYTLCSSGHMLGLDVHDCARARAAAYLDGVLEEGQVLTVEPGLYLQPDDETLPPALRGIGVRIEDDLVITADGARLLSGALPRTPEAVESWMGELLAG
- a CDS encoding universal stress protein, encoding MQDVITAGVDGTPEATAAALWAAHEAELRRARLRLLHAWVLLGPEPGAGPTPGPLPAPDGRDERNYWPHRIVDEARDAVRDRHPDLPVEEALVADDPLSALKEAAGQSSLLVLGSRDIGVVARYTISELGLQVVAHTRTPTVLVRAPLGAAAQAPGAPVTAALSLHEPCEALLAFAFGSAARRGAPLRIVHGRHLPAHAYNRGGGVEPIAAQQAVADARQELAEALRPWREKFPEVEVDTRVELESPVRAALRDATDAALLVVGRRHKLRFPAPRIGHVVQAVVHHAPCPVALVPHE
- a CDS encoding LysR family transcriptional regulator, producing MDLEIRHLRVVCAIAEAGSLTRAAAALRMTQPGLSAQLRRIENLLGGTLFDRRRAGSAPTALGELVLARAHAILPGVDQLLADTERAARSAVAPTRLRVGSVGTPFLGHLLLSLRELLPGTEVTARGQHASGPLLDDLGAGRLEVAVLGAHPGQEPPAPDGVLLHPLVTEPLFALLPAEHPLADAAEVALDRLAEEDWAAPRMDGDRTREHWSSVCARTGRALRIPYEAEGRQLVEIVRAGLAVSLCQATFIEVPGVAVRPLAGNPLWYRHLLAWHRDGPLARHGAAVLRRVRAAHLDARPGSPAHERWRRQHPEEPPPPA
- a CDS encoding exonuclease SbcCD subunit D, which encodes MRFLHTSDWHLGRSFHRVNLLAAQRAFLDHLVETVRTRDIEAVLVAGDVYDRAVPPLAAVELFDEALHRLAALGVPTVMISGNHDSARRLGVGSGLMRRAGIHLHTDPADCAAPVVLEDGHGPVACYGLPYLEPAMVRDTLGAPRADHAAVLGAAMDRVRADLADRPAGTRSVVLAHAFVTGGAASDSERDITVGGVASVPAAVFDGVDYAALGHLHGCQTLTERIRYSGSPLAYSFSEAAHRKSSWLIDLDAAGGVTAERVDCPVPRPLARIRGPLEQLLDDPALARHEDSWVEATLTDSSRPAEPMARLAKRFPHTLALVFDPDEAPARPAASYAQRLRGRSDQEIAEDFVAHVRAGRGADDAERAELRSAIDEVRTTGAAEEVAR